The DNA region CTGGCGGAGCTCGGCCGGCGCGGCATCATGAGCCTGCTGGTTGAGGGGGGCGAGACGGTCCACGGGGCCTGCATCGATGCCGGACGGGTCGACAAGGTGCTGGCGTTCGTTGCCCCCGTCATCGTGGGCGGGCCGGCCCCAGGTCCGGTGGGCGGCGTCGGGGTCGAGAAGATCGCCGAGGCCTGGCGTCTCACGCAGACGTCGATCCGGCAGGTGGATCAGGACCTCGTCATCGAGGGCTACTTTCCACCCGCGGCGCTGGCGGAGGCTGTGGGCCGCGAGATGAGCACGGGGAGTGAGCGAAAGACAGGGAGGACGCCGTGTTCACCGGCATCGTAGAGGGGACAGGAGTCGTGAGGGCCGCGCGGCCGGGACGCGACTCCGTCCGGCTGCGCATCGAGGCAAGGTGTGATATCGCCGGGACCCGAGTGGGGGACAGTATTGCCGTCAACGGCGCGTGTCTGACCGTGACGGAGTATACCGGCGGCGTTTTCGGCGCGGACGTCACCCAGGAGACGTTGGTGCGGACGACACTCGGCGGGCTCCGGCCCGGGGACGTGGTGAATCTCGAGCGTCCCGTCGCCGTCGGAGCTCGCCTGGGTGGCCATGTGATGCAGGGGCACGTCGACGGCGTCGGCAGGGTGGTGCGCCGGGATCCTCAAGGAGATGCGTGGTGGCTCGAGGTTGACGCGCCGCCTTCGGTGGCCCGGTACATCGTCGAGAAAGGGTCGGTGGCGGTGGACGGCGTCAGTTTGACCGTCGCGCAGCACGAGGGAAGCCGGTTTACCGTGTGCCTCATTCCGCACACCATTTCGGCGACGACGCTGGGACACGTGGAGGCTGGGGCCGGCGTGAACCTTGAGGCGGACATCATCGCGAAGTACGTCGAACGGCTCCTCGGGCCATACGCCCGGGTGACATCACAGGCGACCACCTCGATGGGAAACGGGACGGCCGGCCCGACCGGCAGCCACCCTGCGCCGGAACGAGCTCCCGGAGCGGATCGATGACGG from bacterium includes:
- a CDS encoding riboflavin synthase, with protein sequence MFTGIVEGTGVVRAARPGRDSVRLRIEARCDIAGTRVGDSIAVNGACLTVTEYTGGVFGADVTQETLVRTTLGGLRPGDVVNLERPVAVGARLGGHVMQGHVDGVGRVVRRDPQGDAWWLEVDAPPSVARYIVEKGSVAVDGVSLTVAQHEGSRFTVCLIPHTISATTLGHVEAGAGVNLEADIIAKYVERLLGPYARVTSQATTSMGNGTAGPTGSHPAPERAPGADR